The following DNA comes from Erigeron canadensis isolate Cc75 chromosome 3, C_canadensis_v1, whole genome shotgun sequence.
TTATAAGGAGAgaccttataaaacatatttagttatcatattttaggaaattcGGCATTTTTTTTATACCTAAAATATCCCTATTTTTTAATCCTAATTCCCttatacacctaatctatacttttatactataaaaaaaactctctttaaatattattacatggagaaattatctaaaataacattaattattaaattacactaccagccatttatcatttataatatattttttgtttgaacattcgtgtcacgggacggctagccgttacatccaattgggcaggcAGTCACTAGCGACCGAACCACGAGTCAGGGAACCACAGGGGAGGGAAAACCACACCAATTTAGCCGCTACAGAAGACACGACACTAAATTAGGGGAAAACCTTTAATTGCTCGGATTCGAACCCTGGTCTCCCAGGGCCCAAACTTTCATTGCAACACAGGGATGCCGGCCACTGCGCTATTAAGGCAGTTGCAAATCCTTTATAATAtattcattaaccttttaaatcaattaattttgcatcaattatctacacatTACGCCTCCACTACCAATAGTCGCTCTCACCACCATACCGTCGTCGTCACGACCACTGTCGCATTACGCGGTACCGTGCTAGTGttcttttatatgtatatcaaaaTCTAAGATccgataaataaataaaaagtaataagCTTAAGTAAACTAGAGTAGACGGTATTAAAAACAAACAACTATAAAAACATGAATCAAACAATTTCAGTAAATAAACATATTGTCACCTTATACGTACAATGTCTTTTTTGAGAGCGCTTGCTTTTCATTATCAAACGTCGGCTGCCCTTTAAAGAAAGATGAGGATGTGAAGAAAGCTATAGAAACGCAAGGAGAAAAGTATATATTAGAGAATATCATCGCCTCGACAATGATACAATAAAAACAAACTAGTAGCGCACCAACTTTGATGGTCAGACTGGCTAGAGGCGGTTAAGATGAATGTAACATAGAGAAACAATTACGAGTACATATTTTTGGCTTACATGTTTCGCCAACCCAATGTCTGCATGCTGCTTCACCACTCTATACTCATGACTCATCGACAAGCAAATTTGCTCCTTTAATGTCCCTATTTAATAGACATGAACGAATAAAAATATAGACGTtaagtattgtaaaacaatttttaaagtaaaacaaataagataagatcttgactcttaaatcatagttaaattgatgcacgaaaattcacgaaataattgatgtacgatgatatttatgatgcacggtgatttccACTGAtgtaaaatttattgttttatttgttttattttacctaaaacctaaaagtataattatatatcatagcTTTATAAGcaccaataaatatatatgtgcaAAACTCATTCATTTTCCCTATGTCAACtacaatttaatttaaattagggaaaaactcataaaaagaTAACctctttatataaattttttattaaataaaatctatatagtTTTCGTCTATATAAAGGATcacatttctaaaaatttcataATGAAGGGAATGTCACTAGTTTTTAACGTCAGCCCTCCATTAAGTATTACGTCACAACTGTCACGTCATCAAAATTGCTTATGTAGCATTTGACTTTAATTGAAAATacacatgtgtgtgtgtgtttgaatGTGGTTTGTGTTTTctgaaaatacatatatatgcgtTTTGGTGTACAAAATGAATTTTTAACTGAAAAATTCACGATTTTGAATGTGTTTTTGTGtataaaaacacatatatattaattttcattcaaagtTAAAGGTTGCGTAAGCACTTTTGATGACTACgtatgttaaaaaataattgtacaTGTATGTAAGTTTATAAATGCTATTTTATTTGCTTTTGAAAATCCGTTGGATTGTAATTTTAATGTAGTTATATGTTAGATGTTATGAGTTACGACTTATGAATTTGACAATTGTGATCAACGAGTGACacaataatatgttttaagGTGTATGACTTAAAACAATAAGTGTATGAATTACCTTctaaatgaataaatggaaCTACTGATAATTATATGCCAAATAGGCAAATATATTCcactaattatttttaaaaaattaactttttattttatcaaatgttatgatcaatttaaaaaaaaattaagaaaatgataaattgcATTGCATAAGATGTACATAAAAATAttgtatcttttatattaaaagatcACCCCTAATTTATAGTAAATGATTaaatgtataactatttaatgcaccatAACTACAGCTCATAAagttttgtttagcaaaactaAAAGAAACTATTAGAATGATTTGTTTTAAATACAAgtatatcatttctttttagaAGTTATTTTGTAATGATAATTCCAcaacaaattttagttttttttataagtatgaATCAATTATCATAACAGAAagtttaaattatattattttaaaaattttcaatttagaaaaagaaacccttaataatttataaaaagacACAACAATATACTCAAAAACTTTGAATCTAAATCTTCTCAAATTTAAAATCTCATATAAAAATTTCTTTAACATTAGGCTCTTAACCCAAGGTAACAAAATTTACtatgaagttaaaaaaaattgcatcTCAATAGAGTCAAACCACTATCATACTTCCCATTGACCAATCACACCTACAAAAATACATCACACTTACCgccatttttcaatttcagcATTTCACGGAAAACAAAAAACCACACGCAGAGCGAGCAGCGATTAAATCTTCTCTCTGTAAGTCAAATTcaaatatttatcattatcatcatcaacatcaaacCGTTAATCGGACTGAATGCCTAACCGCCGATCTGCTATTAGTCCGATCGAAACGTCatttaaaccctaattatttcAATTACGCTCATTTTGTGCTAAAATTTGCAGGTGTTTTGTGCTCGGGTGCATTCGGATCGCATCTCAAGCTGTGATCGGTTATTTTCAAGAAATCGCTCATTGTTTCGAGGtgaattttaacattttaagttaAGTATATTTGAATTTGACTGATTTGAGCTATACATAAGATCAAAAGGTTGTGTAAACTCTAAGTTTCAGATTCACTTACTCGAATTTGCCGTATTTTGTCGATTATATTCgttatatgtataaatttgaTGATTTTGCAGGTTTTTCGTGCATAATTTCGTTTCAGTCATTTTTCGGCTGTTATCGGAAATTTTTTCGGATCAGTAGGTATCATCCGAACTGAATGTTGTAAATTTTTATGTGCTTTCATTAATGTTTAGCTGTTGATATACGTTTTTGTTCGGCTGTattgatttataatattataggTTGCCTTGAAAGTAGAGTTCGGATTAGGATACATATCGAAATGATTCATACTGAATTTGCTATAGGAAGTTTGAATTCGTGTTGTGAACATTTGGAGATGTGTAGTTTAAGGTTCGTGTATAGCTGAATTAGAAATTGAACACAGTTCAGGATTCGGCAGAAATGAAAGTTTACGAAATTGTGATACTTTGTCACATATAAGTTGGATGCCTCAGTTCGTACCATACCGTCTTAGTAGTCATTGTCATGGTCTATGTGTGTATAAATTCCTCTATCTATTGCTATTTACAACTAAGTATGTGAAATTTAAATTCGTTTCGGTGTTTTTCTATAATTTGCTGCTAGGAGACCTTTTATTTTCATGATCTATCAAGACAGGACAGATCAACGAAACCTTTTTTCTTGGATTCCAAGTGGTTATATCTCTAGTATCTTTTGCTTAGCATTTAGTCTTGAGTTTTGAGAAAAGAGATGGTCCTGATATGGCGATGCCTATGTCATActaaatgtttatataatttCAAAGTGTTCATTGTGAATACCTGCCAGTTCAGATGTTGGATCATTGACCTTGTTTTTTGGGAATACTTTGAGGTGTTCTCTGATTACTGCAAAATGATGAGTGTGTTTGTGAACATTTTTTCCTCTTTTTGAAGCAAGTCTTTTGTGCCATTAACCAACTGCTGATGATAAAAAAATTTGGTGCTTAAGTTGTATAAAGTTAGGCTATTATTCATAGTATGCATATGGCTTTCAAGTAGGCATTATTATTGGCAGCCACAGTTGATCAGTGGGCTTTATTCATAAATTTGGTCTCagtcttttgtttttaattcaaGTTTTTCCACTGTGTGGAGCAGAACTACATacctttttgttttcaaatgaTGGCCTTTGTGAACAGGTCGTGCAACAAGTGTTGAGACATAGTAATTATCTGGAGATCACTTTCAACGCTGCAATGAGATGCAACGCGTGCTGGCGGGAGCTGGAAGGCAGAGCTATATCTACTACGTGTGGACATCTGTTGTGTATCCTAACATTATAATCTTCTGAAGACTGTAATCATTTATGAAATAAATCGTGTGCACAACTAATTTTCCTTAATAACACTAAAAGGCAATGAAGATGCAAGTAAGATACTAAGCAATGATGCAGCTTGCCCTGTTTGTGATCAAGTTCTTTCTAAAAGGTACAAGTAGATCTTGGATATGGCCATGCCAACCTGTTTCTTAAATTATATAGCCGTACATTTGTATGCCTGGTTTCTTATGAACTTAATGTGCATATTTTGCTTTCAGTCTCATGAAACCAGTGGATATCAACCCAAACGATGAATGGATAAATGTAAGAAAGCGCATCTGGAATAGTTATCTGGAAATATATATGCTTCAGTCTATTGTCACTATCTTGTAGTTttggtatttttatatattactccGAAGTTGTCAGGATGTAGCAAGTATGATTCTGTATTCTAACTTTCTGCAAACGCTTCAATGCAGATGGCTATGGCTGGCATATCTCCGCAGATACGTATCCTATCGACTTGATTTTTCATTTGAATGTATGATTTCATCATGTATCTACATATGTCCTTTTCTTGACACATATTAAGTAATGAAGAGTGCATACAGAAGCGTTATGTTCTTCATTGGACAAAAAGAACTAGAAATGCAATTCAAGATGAACAGGATAGTCGCTCAGTGCAGGCAGAAATGTGAGGCAATGCAAGAGAAGTTTACAGAAAAAATGGAGCAAGTGCATACAGCATATCAGAAAATGGCCAAAAAGTGCCAGATGATGGAACAAGAAATTGAGAATTTGTCTAAAGATAAACAAGAGCTCCAAGAAAAGTTTTCTGAGAAATCCAGGTCATCTATTTGCCCTTTTCTTTACCACTCTCTGGCATCTGAAATGATTGAAGCTTCATTAAGGTTTGTACTCATTGGCAGGCAAAAGCGAAAGCTGGATGAGATGTATGACCAATTGAGAAGTGAGTACGAGTCGATAAAACGATCAGCTATTCAACCTGCAAACAACTTCTTCTCAAGGACAGAACCTGACTTGTTTGCCAGTCCAGCTAACATGATGGATAATAGAGATGCCATGAGGAAAGGTGATCTCTTTCTGTTTTACTTTAAATTACTGtgctacaatatatatatatatatatatatattgcacaACAAATAGGAAAAGTAAATAGTTTAGCTTTAAGTACAAGTAAAAGCTTTATTTACATGCGACGTTGGTATTGCCCAAGAAATGCTAGTTGACTTATTTGCTACAGATTGGTCCGTTATCACCCCTGACACTCCAGGACCCCGGGAAGATATATGGCCACAAACAACAAGACAGAACAGTTCCAACTCTGGCCCATTTGACATCTCTGCTAGCCCACCTGCTAAACCTTCAGCAATTCCAGTTGAAACCAGAAGACCGGTTGGTCGCCCCATGTTTGGAGGTGGAGTTGGTGGTGGCGGAAGTGGAGCTAGCAATCCCTCTACAACGTTGAGAAACCTCATTTTATCACCAATGAAGCGGCCTCAGCTCTCTCGTAGCCGGCCTCAATTGTTCACGTAAGTAACAGATAACCTGCTAGACTATTATAAAACTTGGCACATTCTATTTCAGTGTAAACATATACTGCTATGCTGGTATTTTATTGGCTTCTAGTGCTGATATCTTGCCATACTTCACTATTTTCAGGTTATAGATAAGGAAGGAAAAGCCAACCATAATCGATGGGTGTTCACCTTCACTTAATATTAGTAATAGCATACTCACTTGCAGACTCCAATATGTGCTAGTTACTGTTTATCTTACTGGAACCTGATGCAAATGTAAGGAGCAAGTCTGAAACTTGAATTGTTGCATACTGTTACTTCAAAACAAAAACACCATAGTATCTGATGAATAATATAAGCGCTAGCATTTGTATATCGTTGCTCGGATGAAAAATATCCATATAAATGACGAAAGAAGCAACAATGAAGTCCATCTTTTGATAGCCTCTCTTTATTTCTTATTCCTATTGACCTTGTCAGTGAAGACCAATCTGACGGTTCTGTTTAAAGTGAAAGGTATAACAATATAGCGTCGTCCCTTTTTGGTTTACTACTATTTTGCAGTGTTGTTGCATTCCTTGAAAGAATTCATTTAAATATCAAGGAAAAAAGTGTTCTAATATTCTCGATAAGCACATGCTGCATAACAATATGTTGCCCCTTTGCTGCCTAATCTTGTGACACATGGCACATTTTGTGGTTTCACCTTCTCTCGCATAATCCCTTGATTTCCTTTTTGACCTTCATGTTCGTTCCATCTTTAGTATTACTTGGTTTCTCCTGGTTTCTTTTCACTCTTTAACCTTTATCCAGACTCTCCTTGACTAATTCATAGCTAGTACAGTATTATTTTGCTTAGCATTCAGACTACATAATATGCGGCTTTGGTTTACTATGCACTAAAGTCGGTTACCAAATATCGATACCAACAGTGGCTCTTCAATATCGTGATCTACACAACTTTTTACCTATTAGTATTttgaattattaatttgtttaaactaATTCATTACTCTTTAACAATTAGCTTTTGccgttcaattttttttttctccaattAGCCAATGTTATTTACCCTTTTAACTTCTAAGGTATTAACTATCCGCAGCATATGATGTGAAAGTGTACATTTGGGTCAAGGAGGAAGGTACACAAGCACAGATATGAGTTATGACAGATCCTGAACAGGGCCTAAAATGCTCAGACTTTTCATAGTTAAAACATAATGGGCTCTAAAATGCTCGAGCCCCCAAGCCCTGACAAAATATCGAGCCTTTTAAGGCACAACTGGGCTATCTCGGGTTGAACCGGTTAAGCCTAATTCATGCCGGTATTTTCAAAATCGCTCTATTAATTTttcttatcttatatattttactgcacttagttatttttattttatatatttatttttggcTTAGGTCATTTTGTTACTCAGATTTGATGTTTGTTGCTCTAGTTACAGGCTTCCCTTAGTTGAATTTGAGCTATAACGAATCCTTTGAAACTACTGAACATGAGCTCAAGTTTTCTTGTCAAATCCAACCTTGTGTCATTAATGGCTTAACGCTCGTCACCCCTCACATTGGGCTCCAGCTTATGGTGAGGTGGTTGGGTCAAGCTCATGTTCATCTTGAACAGTTTGCGTTTATACTCCATAAAAAGGGGTTTCTCAAGAATATATAGTTGCTAAAGCAAAGGTTTAAGCTCCAATTTTTCAAGGCCTTACTTTTGTGTGCATATAACATGCCTCAACCAATGGAAGagtgaaaatgaaatgattgaCATAAATTGGGAAGttaaaacttaacaaaatacaCAAATACGAGAGTCGCACATTATACCAGAAATTGGTGAATTGAACTTATTTGAAAAGTAAGTTTGAAACTTGATTTTGTAAATGAATAAGTATTTGAAAATATGTTGGTTTGATTAATAATTGAGAAATGCATACAAGACTAGTAAAGCAAATAAACAAATAAGagtaaaactttttctttgttAAACGGTAAATTTGAAATCAACAATATTGCCTCTTCAATATCCATTAGAAAATCCATTATCCCCGGTCCATCCGGGTAATATTTTGTTCATACTGAACCCAAGAACTCAAAATCTCAAGTTCTTAACAATATACTCTAATTTAGACGTacatcttttttttaatgtagaaATGAGTGATTTAGATAAAACAATACAGTTTCCTCCGAACAACAAAAGTTCACTTAAATACCAAGTAATCTAAAGAATATAATTCTAAAATTTTACATATACAATTTTGAtctagaaaaaaagaaaaataaacagaGTTATCATTCCGTGCGTCAATCAGAAATAAATTTCAAAGTTACCTTGtctcttatattaaaaaattctaCATCCTCCCCCAAATTCAATGATTTAATCCCTTCGCAACAAGTAAGAAAAATCTTGTTTACATCATATGACAATTAGAAGACTCAAACGACCAACTTTGTGTATCACTAGTTTCTGAAAACAGATTAAAAACACCTAAAAGACCATCTGATTCTTTCACTCATAAAGATAAATACATAAAACCCCATTAGGATCAATGAAGAATTCATCAAATTTGTTCACAATTATAATCCAAAATCAAGAAGAAAATAAACCTCTATTAACGTCCATTTAGTCAGCACCATAACAGAACTAATTTTATGCAAAGCTCTAATTACCATTATCCCCATAATGCCTTGCTGCAGCAATATAGAGCCAGTGAAGTTATCCAAAAAGCATAACCTGTAGTAAAACATGACCTCTTGTCATCTGTACTCATCATCAAATTCTATCAACCTTGCATTACAAACAGATGAGTAAATAAGAAAAGTATAAAGATTACATTAGCTACATTATGGAACAGATGCAGCAACAAATTGTACCTGTGAGGCTATCGCAACTATGACAATTCAATGGCAAGGGGAACAACAGAAAGTGCCGCGGAGATGGTGTCTGATACGGTCAAAACAAGTGCAATATGAATATTAAAAAGGAGAATAAACTTGAGGTGGCAAAGGGGGAGATCAACTGAAAGCCCAAACATGCAATTGTTTAGGTGGAAATGGCCAGGTCACCAAAAATACTTTTTGTCCAAaagtatttttcaaaaaatt
Coding sequences within:
- the LOC122594503 gene encoding E3 ubiquitin-protein ligase CCNB1IP1 homolog isoform X1, yielding MRCNACWRELEGRAISTTCGHLLCNEDASKILSNDAACPVCDQVLSKSLMKPVDINPNDEWINMAMAGISPQILMKSAYRSVMFFIGQKELEMQFKMNRIVAQCRQKCEAMQEKFTEKMEQVHTAYQKMAKKCQMMEQEIENLSKDKQELQEKFSEKSRQKRKLDEMYDQLRSEYESIKRSAIQPANNFFSRTEPDLFASPANMMDNRDAMRKDWSVITPDTPGPREDIWPQTTRQNSSNSGPFDISASPPAKPSAIPVETRRPVGRPMFGGGVGGGGSGASNPSTTLRNLILSPMKRPQLSRSRPQLFT
- the LOC122594503 gene encoding E3 ubiquitin-protein ligase CCNB1IP1 homolog isoform X2 — translated: MRCNACWRELEGRAISTTCGHLLCNEDASKILSNDAACPVCDQVLSKSLMKPVDINPNDEWINMAMAGISPQILMKSAYRSVMFFIGQKELEMQFKMNRIVAQCRQKCEAMQEKFTEKMEQVHTAYQKMAKKCQMMEQEIENLSKDKQELQEKFSEKSRQKRKLDEMYDQLRSEYESIKRSAIQPANNFFSRTEPDLFASPANMMDNRDAMRKGPREDIWPQTTRQNSSNSGPFDISASPPAKPSAIPVETRRPVGRPMFGGGVGGGGSGASNPSTTLRNLILSPMKRPQLSRSRPQLFT